A genomic window from Pseudocitrobacter corydidari includes:
- a CDS encoding flagellar brake protein codes for MDESYVKQGLFESVAIIREALKKGCLVDIHSKNADVFCKIQKLDASGFYVPWEGDAPEAEENLEVEIFADTGKFEFHAAASAFNAPGGENWLYIHYPDAINVTQRRKHPRLTFSDRRVYTAQGKFNDGLYYQFRIKDLSPGGCALIAEDGERAQALIGTTLRNIELDFGSHGTLAADLFVLSSEKMAASDDDAAPAWHLSCQFKRISEPMRRNLDSIVIKLLLEEKRLHRL; via the coding sequence ATGGACGAATCATACGTGAAGCAGGGTTTGTTTGAGAGCGTGGCGATTATTCGCGAGGCACTCAAAAAAGGATGTCTGGTTGATATTCATAGCAAAAATGCCGACGTGTTTTGCAAAATACAAAAACTGGATGCGTCCGGTTTCTACGTTCCGTGGGAGGGTGATGCGCCGGAAGCGGAAGAAAATCTTGAGGTCGAAATTTTTGCCGATACCGGCAAATTCGAATTTCACGCCGCCGCTTCCGCGTTTAACGCTCCCGGGGGCGAAAACTGGCTCTATATTCACTATCCCGATGCCATTAATGTGACGCAACGCCGCAAGCATCCTCGATTAACGTTTAGCGATCGTCGTGTTTACACCGCGCAGGGAAAATTTAACGATGGTCTCTATTACCAGTTTCGAATTAAAGATCTGTCGCCGGGTGGCTGCGCGCTGATTGCGGAAGATGGTGAACGCGCCCAGGCGCTAATCGGAACCACGCTGCGCAATATCGAGCTGGATTTTGGCAGCCACGGTACCCTTGCGGCAGACTTGTTTGTGCTGAGCAGTGAAAAAATGGCGGCCTCTGACGACGACGCGGCCCCTGCCTGGCATCTCTCCTGTCAGTTTAAGCGCATCAGTGAACCCATGCGGCGCAATCTCGACAGCATTGTGATCAAACTGCTGCTGGAAGAGAAGCGCCTGCATCGGTTGTAG